The following are encoded together in the Xanthobacter autotrophicus Py2 genome:
- a CDS encoding short-chain dehydrogenase/reductase SDR (PFAM: short-chain dehydrogenase/reductase SDR; KR domain protein~KEGG: rru:Rru_A2747 short-chain dehydrogenase/reductase SDR): MTHPFSLDGQTALVTGSVAGLGYEIATALALAGAHVLVNGRDAARLGPAVTAIIRKGGKAEPFVLDVCDAEAVTKAIAAAPPIHILVNNAGARDRRGFLDMEDAAFRRLVELDLFAPAHLTREVAKAMVARGKGGRIINITSIAGPLSRAGDAAYTTAKGGLEALTRALAADLGPHAITVNAIAPGYFLTEPNAELARDQAVGEWLSRRTSLARWGRPDEVAGAAVFLASPAASYVTGHVLAVDGGYMAHF; the protein is encoded by the coding sequence TTGACCCATCCCTTCTCGCTGGACGGCCAGACCGCCCTCGTCACCGGCTCGGTGGCCGGCCTCGGCTATGAGATCGCGACCGCCCTCGCGCTGGCGGGGGCCCATGTGCTGGTGAACGGCCGCGACGCCGCCCGCCTCGGCCCGGCGGTGACCGCCATCATCCGCAAGGGCGGCAAGGCCGAGCCGTTCGTGCTCGACGTGTGCGATGCCGAGGCGGTCACCAAGGCCATCGCGGCGGCGCCGCCCATCCATATCCTCGTCAACAACGCCGGCGCCCGCGACCGGCGCGGCTTCCTCGACATGGAGGACGCCGCGTTCCGCCGACTCGTGGAGCTGGACCTGTTCGCCCCCGCCCATCTCACGCGGGAGGTGGCCAAAGCCATGGTGGCGCGCGGCAAGGGCGGGCGTATCATCAACATCACCTCCATCGCCGGGCCGCTGTCGCGGGCGGGGGATGCCGCCTACACCACCGCGAAGGGCGGGTTGGAGGCGCTGACACGGGCGCTCGCCGCCGATCTCGGGCCGCACGCCATCACGGTGAACGCCATCGCGCCAGGCTATTTCCTCACCGAGCCCAATGCCGAGCTGGCCCGCGACCAGGCGGTGGGGGAATGGCTGTCGCGCCGCACCTCGCTTGCCCGCTGGGGGCGGCCGGACGAGGTGGCGGGGGCGGCGGTGTTCCTCGCCTCGCCCGCCGCTTCCTATGTCACCGGTCATGTGC
- a CDS encoding major facilitator superfamily MFS_1 (PFAM: major facilitator superfamily MFS_1~KEGG: tbd:Tbd_2733 MFS permease): MRRTASAPEPRAGMLVCVCDPQLDAPANDNGPRPVSTFGLALGFAFAVLAQTVASAALPLAGAQLAPRPELVTWPFAAMLLGAALASFPASFLRDAFGRRTGFALGASLGIAGGALLVAALIQRQFAWACLGALWLGMAQGFSFFYRHEAAAASGRPAAATAGVLAGGVAAAFAGPTLAGFAEQLAAPYFLVGAAALAALAHTCSLGVAVTLASDPTTVFHPKAKAPLSAILWPTLVGGAAWFGMNTVMSGAPLALVGCGIGGAAVFGFIALHVAAMYAPAVPLAFVGDRVPPLVIAVAGALLVAIGIPLQSLGTPETITVALICVGAGWSIATVGATAWIYRAGQPSRLALALHDGGLFFGAICGALLGYVLA, encoded by the coding sequence ATGAGACGCACCGCGTCCGCCCCCGAACCCCGCGCGGGCATGCTGGTGTGCGTCTGCGACCCGCAGCTCGACGCCCCCGCCAACGACAACGGGCCGCGTCCCGTCTCCACCTTCGGCCTGGCCCTAGGCTTCGCCTTCGCCGTGCTGGCGCAGACCGTGGCCTCCGCCGCCCTGCCGCTCGCCGGCGCCCAGCTGGCGCCGCGTCCGGAACTGGTGACCTGGCCGTTCGCGGCCATGCTGCTGGGGGCTGCGCTCGCCTCCTTCCCGGCGTCCTTCCTGCGTGACGCGTTCGGCCGGCGCACCGGGTTTGCGCTCGGCGCGTCGCTGGGCATCGCCGGCGGGGCGCTTTTGGTGGCGGCGCTGATCCAGCGCCAGTTCGCCTGGGCCTGCCTGGGAGCCCTGTGGCTCGGCATGGCGCAGGGCTTCTCCTTCTTCTACCGGCACGAGGCCGCCGCCGCGAGCGGGCGGCCCGCCGCCGCCACGGCCGGCGTGCTGGCGGGTGGCGTCGCCGCCGCCTTTGCCGGGCCGACGCTGGCCGGCTTCGCCGAACAGCTTGCCGCACCTTATTTCCTGGTGGGCGCGGCGGCGCTGGCGGCCCTGGCGCACACCTGTTCCCTCGGGGTCGCGGTGACGCTCGCGTCCGACCCGACCACCGTGTTCCATCCCAAGGCCAAGGCGCCCCTCTCCGCCATCCTGTGGCCGACCCTGGTGGGCGGCGCGGCCTGGTTCGGCATGAACACTGTCATGTCCGGCGCGCCTCTGGCGCTGGTGGGCTGCGGCATCGGTGGGGCCGCCGTGTTCGGTTTCATCGCCTTGCACGTGGCCGCCATGTATGCGCCCGCCGTGCCGCTGGCCTTCGTGGGAGATCGTGTGCCGCCGCTGGTGATCGCAGTGGCCGGCGCGCTGCTGGTGGCCATCGGCATCCCGCTCCAGAGCCTGGGCACGCCGGAGACCATCACCGTTGCCCTCATCTGTGTGGGGGCCGGCTGGTCGATAGCAACCGTGGGCGCGACGGCGTGGATCTATCGGGCCGGCCAGCCCAGCCGCCTCGCTTTGGCGCTGCATGATGGCGGCCTGTTCTTCGGCGCCATCTGCGGCGCGCTGCTGGGCTATGTTCTGGCCTGA